A single Phoenix dactylifera cultivar Barhee BC4 chromosome 1, palm_55x_up_171113_PBpolish2nd_filt_p, whole genome shotgun sequence DNA region contains:
- the LOC120110087 gene encoding uncharacterized protein LOC120110087, which produces MRVLGLLEKKVEASRQAWESTALIARSLSRWVSADWVARDIKARLKLDYKMEAFPMVDDNLALQFRGEEDWNAAIVDSPLVAGQVLAMEPWASNFVLGVDLVKKMLVWFRLASLPLEYYEKESILDIAAAARCPLALDEFTDPPQKLGYTWIKLEIDIAEPLKLRIFIQGGARTF; this is translated from the coding sequence ATGAGGGTTTTAGGGCTCCTAGAGAAAAAGGTGGAGGCGTCGAGGCAGGCGTGGGAGTCTACAGCACTGATTGCTCGGAGTCTCAGTCGGTGGGTATCTGCTGACTGGGTGGCTCGGGATATCAAGGCAAGATTGAAGCTGGACTATAAGATGGAGGCCTTCCCTATGGTTGATGACAACTTAGCTCTTCAGTTCAGGGGTGAGGAAGATTGGAATGCGGCGATCGTCGACAGCCCATTGGTTGCCGGGCAGGTACTAGCGATGGAACCATGGGCGTCGAACTTTGTCCTTGGCGTCGATTTGGTCAAGAAGATGCTGGTGTGGTTTCGGCTAGCGAGCCTTCCTCTAGAATACTATGAGAAGGAGTCCATCCTCGACATCGCGGCAGCGGCCAGGTGTCCATTGGCTCTAGATGAGTTCACGGACCCACCTCAGAAATTGGGCTACACCTGGATCAAGCTTGAGATCGACATCGCGGAGCCCTTGAAGCTAAGGATCTTCATTCAGGGAGGGGCTAGGACCTTCTAG